ATTCATAAAGAAATGCAAGCAATCCGAGTCACCAACGATCGTAAGGATAAGTCAGCCGATCCTGAGCATGCCGTAAAAGAGTTACCAAACCTTTCCATGAACTATCTTTCTATCCTGTTTAATGATCATCTTTAATAGTTGAAAGATACTTCCAAAACGAACAAAGGCCCCTCTTGTCAATGGCAAGAGGGGCCTTTATTGTGCTTTTTATTTCCACTTTCCTAATTTGTTTTTCACTACCAGAGACACATCATCCGTAATGGTATAAATAACTGGCGTTACCAGCAATGTAAGTACTGTCGAGAGCAGCAGCCCTCCTATAACAGTCGTTGCCATAGGTGCCTGTGTTTCTGCTCCTTCACCGATCCCCAACGCCATAGGGAACATCGCTAACACTGTAGTAAGCGTCGTCATCAGAATAGGTCTAAGACGAACTGGTCCTGCTGTTTCTATCGCTTCTCTTCGTTCTTTTCCTTGGGATCGTAGCGTATTAATATAATCTACCAGGACGATCCCATTGTTAATGATAATTCCTGAAAGCATCAGGAAGCCAATCAAAGCTGGAACACTCAGGGTTCTACCTGTTACAAATAAAGCAAGAAATCCCCCAGAAAATGCTAGTGGCAAAGATGTAATAATCGTAAAGGGATGCATCAGTGATTCAAATAAAGAAGCCATAATCATATAGACCAAAATAATTGCCATGCTGATGGCCAGTGCCATGTCCATAAAAACTTCTTGTATCTGTTCAAACTCTCCTCCGGTTTCAAGCATATAACCTTCTGGCATGGAGTAGTCTTCCAACTGTTCCTGTATATCCCCCATAACACTTCCCAGGTCTCGGTCGTTTAACTGACTTCTTACAGTTGCCGTTCGTTGCTGATCATCTCTGCTGATGGAAATAGGCCCTTCCGCAATTTGGATCGACGCTACCTGAGAAAGAGGTACTGTATTCCCCCTCGGCGTATGGATTCCTACCTGCTGAAGATTTGCAACATCTTGTCGGATACGTTCTTCACCCCGCACCACAATATCCAGTTCATTGCCATCGCCTTCTCTAAAAAAGGAAACCGTTGAACCTTGAGCATATTTTTGAATCGTATCAGCAATCTGAGCTGTTGTTAACCCATAGGTAGATGCCATGTATTTATCTATCTCTATCCGAAGTTCTGGTGATCCTTCTGTAAAGCTGGTTTCTGTATCGTAAGTACCTTCTACACCAGCAACGATACGACGCAAATCATCCGTTATCTCTTCCAGAACTTCTAAATCATCTCCTTTTACCTTTAACTCCACCGGTGCACCAGCACCACCTCCCATCGAGGTGTCATCTGCTACCGAAACCGTGATTTCCGCTCCGGCAATATCTCGGATTCGATGCCGAATATCCACGGCTACCTCTGCTGCACTTCTGTCTCTATCCTTCAGATCATCCAGCATTACCATGATGCTACCTTCACTTTCGCCTGTTCCACCTAAGTCAAACCCCATACCACTTCCAATAGCCGAAAAGACAATATCGATTTCTTCTATCTCAGCTAATTCGGACTCTATTCTTCTAAACACTTCGTCCGTCTCCTTTAATTGTGAGCCTCTAGGCAAGGAAACAGCAATGTCTATTTGCCCCTGATCCGCTGACGGAAAAAATTCTGCACCTACTAGAAACACAGAGCTAATGCTGCCAACGAAAACAAGGACAGCTCCTAGAATCATGGTTTTTCGATGGGATAATGCCCAGCTGAGAAAGGAACGATAGTTGTTTTCCACTTTCTTAAACAGCTTATCAAATCGATCATGAGCCCGAGTAGTCATTTTTTCTTTTCCTGTTCGTTGCGACAATCTATCCTTATCCACTTTAAGAATCTTAGAGCTAAGCATCGGGATTAAGGTTAGGG
This portion of the Tindallia magadiensis genome encodes:
- a CDS encoding efflux RND transporter permease subunit → MNLSTIAVKRPVTTIMVMLMIILLGTFSLTMLPLDLMPDIEIPVALVATNYSGVGPHEMENLVTRPIEDAVATVSDLDSMMSVSSQGNSIVVARFDFGTDMDFAALDIRENVDMVRGMLPDGASEPMVMQIDLDAMPIVVVSLSGEEDMYELQDMAEDVIKPRLERVSGVASVEVTGDYIHEIEVKVNEQRLNAYGLDISSIAQVIQASNLNRPGGTVERGFDKLTVRTMGEFKTVEEIGELPLTLPSGALIKMKDVAEVQRIPKEITSLSRTNGQNGIGIMVQKQSGTNTVQVANAVTAEIEKLQQEHGESSLTVIMDQSDFIREAINTVVRNAAVGGILAILVLYLFLRNIRSVFIIATALPISIIAAFMLLYFNDLTLNLMSLGGLALGIGMLVDNSIVVLENIYRFRTEGRSRIDAAIDGASEVSMAVTSSTLTTIAVFLPVVFVGGLTSIIFGEFAMTVTLSLVGSLVVALTLIPMLSSKILKVDKDRLSQRTGKEKMTTRAHDRFDKLFKKVENNYRSFLSWALSHRKTMILGAVLVFVGSISSVFLVGAEFFPSADQGQIDIAVSLPRGSQLKETDEVFRRIESELAEIEEIDIVFSAIGSGMGFDLGGTGESEGSIMVMLDDLKDRDRSAAEVAVDIRHRIRDIAGAEITVSVADDTSMGGGAGAPVELKVKGDDLEVLEEITDDLRRIVAGVEGTYDTETSFTEGSPELRIEIDKYMASTYGLTTAQIADTIQKYAQGSTVSFFREGDGNELDIVVRGEERIRQDVANLQQVGIHTPRGNTVPLSQVASIQIAEGPISISRDDQQRTATVRSQLNDRDLGSVMGDIQEQLEDYSMPEGYMLETGGEFEQIQEVFMDMALAISMAIILVYMIMASLFESLMHPFTIITSLPLAFSGGFLALFVTGRTLSVPALIGFLMLSGIIINNGIVLVDYINTLRSQGKERREAIETAGPVRLRPILMTTLTTVLAMFPMALGIGEGAETQAPMATTVIGGLLLSTVLTLLVTPVIYTITDDVSLVVKNKLGKWK